One Streptomyces fagopyri DNA window includes the following coding sequences:
- a CDS encoding YciI family protein: MEFLCYHQDRPGSLALRGRLLEEHWSYMDRYAKEMIARGPTFAGDDDTPTGSVHIVDLPDPAAARAFAFDEPGYQAGVYRDVLLRRWRNTLGRTMWDFPGGRTGGKRYLVLGLGAEEAADLAVPPGREELIAYGPLLSDDGTAWLGTAALVRAPDADAARAVLTADRYSRVEVHDWQFGGRPS, translated from the coding sequence ATGGAGTTTCTCTGCTATCACCAGGACCGCCCCGGTTCGCTCGCGTTGCGCGGCCGGCTGCTGGAAGAGCACTGGTCCTACATGGACCGCTACGCGAAGGAGATGATCGCCCGCGGACCGACCTTCGCAGGCGACGACGACACACCCACGGGCAGTGTGCACATCGTCGATCTGCCGGATCCCGCCGCCGCCCGTGCGTTCGCCTTCGACGAGCCCGGCTACCAGGCCGGTGTGTACCGGGACGTGCTGCTGCGCCGGTGGCGCAACACGCTGGGGCGCACCATGTGGGACTTCCCCGGTGGCCGTACCGGTGGCAAGAGGTACCTGGTGCTCGGCCTCGGCGCGGAGGAGGCCGCCGATCTCGCGGTGCCGCCCGGCCGGGAGGAGCTGATCGCGTACGGGCCGCTGCTGTCCGACGACGGCACCGCCTGGCTGGGTACGGCCGCGCTGGTCCGAGCGCCGGACGCGGACGCGGCGCGCGCGGTGCTGACGGCGGACCGCTACTCCCGCGTCGAGGTCCATGACTGGCAGTTCGGCGGCCGGCCGTCATAA
- a CDS encoding glycoside hydrolase family 5 protein, with amino-acid sequence MTTRRLGKYLTFAATALLLLATAPGAVAATAEPPGGPTVPAAAPAAETWQPPLSTRGRYIVDAAGNRFRLKSANWDGAQGSWTGSGSTADPAAHHAGQNSYGIPLGLDRVPLTQLLGDFHRLGINSIRLPFSNEMIHGTAPVPDAAVTANPQLRGRTPLQVYDAVVAALTRDGFAVILNNHTNTSRWCCGIDGNERWNSGQSTQQWADDWVFMARRYAGDPGVVGADLYNEVRRDVLDDPNWGQGDAHDWYAAAQLAADRILTEADPDLLIVIEGINWTGLPVDGLPHGRPTLTPARTLSHTLVAAHKLVYSAHFYGYTGPHHSGATGIGETHDARYQDLTRDQLYQTLDDEALFVAEEGNQHFTAPVWISEFGIGAGETGTAARTWFGNITDYFADHDVDFAYWPLVGWEGHDDWSLLRYDTAGNRYGILDQADWRGTAWNRLMTSPTRTGPVAAVPGWRMLATDHGDYVQSLRVRARGDWDPGAYKAACPDGQRLIGLGHSGGRGLCTDATAGDLRAGGDAQTVVTDERHVPAGGDWASGYTKFQCPGGNYLIGYSRRGGRTSAALCVPARDSLGGTGRTVWFDRSDNRPANAAGGDFAYGDYKGQCADDEYAAGIAFTTRLGANPGPAALLCRTLN; translated from the coding sequence ATGACGACGCGCAGACTTGGCAAGTACCTGACATTCGCGGCCACGGCCCTCCTCCTGCTGGCCACGGCGCCCGGTGCCGTCGCCGCCACCGCGGAGCCTCCGGGCGGACCGACGGTCCCCGCCGCCGCGCCCGCGGCCGAGACATGGCAACCCCCCTTGTCCACCCGCGGGCGGTACATCGTCGACGCGGCGGGCAACCGCTTCCGGCTCAAGTCGGCCAACTGGGACGGCGCGCAGGGCTCCTGGACCGGCAGCGGCAGCACCGCCGACCCGGCCGCCCACCACGCCGGCCAGAACTCGTACGGCATCCCCCTGGGGCTGGACCGTGTCCCGCTGACCCAGCTTCTCGGCGACTTCCACCGGCTCGGCATCAACAGCATCCGGCTGCCCTTCTCCAACGAGATGATCCATGGGACGGCGCCCGTGCCGGACGCCGCCGTCACGGCCAACCCGCAACTGCGCGGCAGGACACCCCTCCAGGTCTACGACGCCGTCGTCGCCGCCCTCACCCGGGACGGGTTCGCCGTCATCCTGAACAACCACACGAACACCTCCCGCTGGTGCTGCGGCATCGACGGCAACGAACGGTGGAACAGCGGCCAGTCCACCCAGCAGTGGGCGGACGACTGGGTCTTCATGGCCCGCCGTTACGCCGGCGACCCCGGCGTGGTGGGCGCCGACCTCTACAACGAGGTACGCCGCGACGTGCTGGACGATCCCAACTGGGGTCAGGGCGACGCCCACGACTGGTACGCGGCGGCCCAACTCGCCGCGGACCGCATCCTGACCGAGGCCGATCCCGACCTCCTCATCGTCATCGAGGGGATCAACTGGACCGGCCTGCCGGTCGACGGACTGCCGCACGGCCGCCCCACCCTCACCCCGGCGCGCACGCTCTCGCACACCCTCGTCGCCGCTCACAAGCTCGTGTACTCCGCCCACTTCTACGGATACACCGGCCCCCACCACAGCGGCGCCACCGGGATCGGCGAGACCCATGACGCCCGCTACCAGGACCTCACCCGGGACCAGCTCTACCAAACCCTCGACGACGAGGCGCTGTTCGTCGCGGAGGAGGGGAACCAGCACTTCACCGCACCCGTCTGGATCAGCGAGTTCGGCATCGGAGCGGGTGAGACGGGCACCGCCGCTCGTACCTGGTTCGGCAACATCACCGACTACTTCGCCGACCATGACGTGGACTTCGCCTACTGGCCGCTCGTCGGCTGGGAGGGACACGACGACTGGTCCCTGCTGCGTTACGACACCGCCGGCAACCGGTACGGCATCCTCGACCAGGCCGACTGGCGAGGCACCGCCTGGAACCGGCTCATGACCTCCCCGACGCGCACCGGACCCGTCGCCGCGGTCCCCGGCTGGCGCATGCTCGCCACCGACCACGGCGACTACGTCCAGTCCCTCCGGGTGCGCGCCCGCGGTGACTGGGACCCGGGTGCCTACAAGGCCGCCTGCCCCGACGGCCAGCGGCTGATCGGGCTCGGCCACAGCGGCGGCCGCGGACTGTGCACCGATGCCACCGCCGGCGACCTGCGCGCGGGGGGCGACGCCCAGACGGTCGTCACCGACGAGCGCCATGTACCCGCCGGCGGCGACTGGGCCTCCGGCTACACCAAGTTCCAGTGTCCCGGCGGGAACTACCTCATCGGCTACAGCCGGCGCGGCGGCCGGACCTCGGCGGCCCTGTGCGTGCCCGCCCGCGACTCGCTGGGCGGCACCGGGCGGACGGTGTGGTTCGACCGCTCCGACAACCGGCCCGCCAACGCAGCCGGCGGGGACTTCGCCTACGGCGACTACAAGGGCCAGTGCGCCGACGACGAGTACGCGGCCGGGATCGCCTTCACCACGCGGCTGGGCGCCAACCCGGGCCCCGCCGCCCTGCTCTGCCGCACCCTGAACTGA
- a CDS encoding DUF3103 family protein, with product MRPRQSRRRGTVAALVGSLLALSAGQTAGALQATAATPAPTTTAASVDATQDQAARAIARSLTDSAWRTRVRHAALTSDEVPVTALAGRAGGGLKATLAAADRRIATAKGLDAKVGPLLRLRLGSDSMRGALTSGTAPWVAPATSDDDATTVVAYDSRGRAHTLDARHTPAHPVYVVDIDGSKALAAGLDVLDEQFRRYGLASGASAAKPQADASKRAQAAGGGFWTSRITAVELSDDEEPWVKGDAEIYTLVTGFGHDGQVRVDPVDMPYLDNDGTVYRPNQILVNWSNYKYNLADAVMMEEDGSTNYRDLAKAIATALLTITDQGTYIPLVNAVLDAIPNDWWTDDPDYVDSWYTLAQSDNGTRYGARANGWMTVEPYFVQEF from the coding sequence GTGAGACCCCGTCAATCCCGTCGTCGCGGCACCGTCGCCGCCCTCGTGGGATCCCTGCTGGCCCTGTCCGCCGGCCAGACCGCCGGCGCTCTGCAGGCGACCGCGGCCACCCCCGCTCCCACCACCACCGCCGCCTCGGTCGACGCGACACAGGACCAGGCCGCCCGCGCGATCGCCCGCTCCCTCACCGACTCCGCCTGGCGCACCCGCGTCCGGCACGCCGCCCTGACCTCCGACGAGGTTCCCGTCACCGCCCTCGCGGGACGGGCGGGCGGCGGCCTCAAGGCCACCCTGGCCGCGGCCGACCGGCGCATCGCCACCGCCAAGGGACTCGACGCGAAGGTCGGCCCGCTGCTGCGGCTGCGCCTCGGGTCCGACAGCATGCGCGGCGCGCTGACCTCCGGCACCGCGCCGTGGGTCGCCCCGGCCACCTCCGACGACGACGCCACCACCGTGGTCGCCTACGACAGCCGCGGCCGGGCGCACACCCTCGACGCCCGGCACACCCCGGCCCACCCCGTGTACGTCGTCGACATCGACGGCTCCAAGGCACTGGCCGCCGGTCTGGACGTCCTCGACGAACAGTTCCGCCGGTACGGCCTCGCCTCCGGTGCCTCGGCGGCGAAACCGCAGGCGGACGCGTCCAAGCGGGCGCAGGCGGCCGGCGGGGGCTTCTGGACCAGCCGTATCACCGCGGTGGAGCTCTCGGACGACGAGGAACCCTGGGTGAAGGGCGACGCCGAGATCTACACGCTCGTCACCGGCTTCGGACACGACGGCCAGGTACGGGTCGACCCCGTCGACATGCCGTACCTCGACAACGACGGCACCGTGTACCGGCCCAACCAGATCCTCGTCAACTGGTCCAACTACAAGTACAACCTGGCCGACGCCGTCATGATGGAGGAGGACGGCAGCACCAACTACCGCGACCTCGCCAAGGCCATCGCCACGGCCCTGCTGACCATCACGGACCAAGGCACCTACATCCCCTTGGTGAACGCGGTGCTGGACGCCATCCCGAACGACTGGTGGACCGACGACCCCGACTACGTCGACTCCTGGTACACCCTCGCCCAGAGCGACAACGGCACCCGCTACGGCGCGCGCGCCAACGGCTGGATGACCGTGGAGCCGTACTTCGTCCAGGAGTTCTGA